One Pseudomonas sp. MM213 genomic window, TTGACGCCGCGATTTTCGAGCAATCGTGCGCCCCCTGAGCATTAGCATCGTTTTATCCCACCTGCTTGTCAGGCAAGGGCTGCGCTCCACCCGCCGAAAACAATAAAAACGGAGAAAGCATGACTAACGCCATCTCACCCCCAATCGCAGCTTTTAGTTTGGTACTGCCCCACCACTTAACCGATGGGAGTTTCACGATGAACAGTGCTCAAGAAAGTCGAGTTGACCGCCGTATCATTTCAAAGGCCGGTCGTTTTCTTATCGTTGGCGCAGCCAGTCTTATCTTCAGCCTCGGTATTACCGGCGCAGCGAGTGCAGCCAGCCTGGCAGAGATAAACACTCGCGGCACACTTAACGTTGCAACCGAAGACAGTTATTACCCTTTCGAATTTATAAAGGACGGTGAGTCCGAGGGTTTCCATAAGGACGTTATCGCGGAGCTGCGCAAGTACGCTCAATTCAAAGTGAATCAGGACATCATGCCCTGGACCGGCCTGCTGGCGGGTATCACCTCAGGGAAGTACGACGCCGCCATCACTGGCGCCGGTGTTACGGAGGAGCGCCTGGGCGCCTTTGACTTCGTGGCACCGGTCGCCCCTGAGGTCTCGCATTACATCAAGCGCGCAAACGATGACCGCATCAAAAGCGTCTCGGACCTTTCCGGGTTGATCGTCGGCGTGCAGGCCGGTGGTGCGCAACTGGCCCGATTGACGCAGCTGGATGCAAAGCTCAAAGCCTCCGGCGGTTCCATTGGCAAGATCGTGCAGTACCAATCCTACCCGGAGGCGTATGCCGACCTGGCGAACCACCGGCTCGACTACGTTGTGAACTCGATCGTGCCCGCCAACATGCTGGTGAAGGAACGTCCACAGGTGTTCGCCGTTGGCGAGGCCACTTCAAGCATGGGCTACATCGCCTGGCCAGTGGCCAAGGGCAACAAGGAACTGCTCGATTACCTGAGTGGTTTTG contains:
- a CDS encoding transporter substrate-binding domain-containing protein, whose product is MTNAISPPIAAFSLVLPHHLTDGSFTMNSAQESRVDRRIISKAGRFLIVGAASLIFSLGITGAASAASLAEINTRGTLNVATEDSYYPFEFIKDGESEGFHKDVIAELRKYAQFKVNQDIMPWTGLLAGITSGKYDAAITGAGVTEERLGAFDFVAPVAPEVSHYIKRANDDRIKSVSDLSGLIVGVQAGGAQLARLTQLDAKLKASGGSIGKIVQYQSYPEAYADLANHRLDYVVNSIVPANMLVKERPQVFAVGEATSSMGYIAWPVAKGNKELLDYLSGFVNHLRDTGKLAELQKKWLGQSFDDLPREPITSAPQFTQLTAK